The Bombus terrestris chromosome 6, iyBomTerr1.2, whole genome shotgun sequence DNA window GACGAGATAAATATCGAAAGTTAGTTAGTCAGTTAGTTAGTTAGTTGGTACGCGTCAACGTTATCTCGCTTTTAACCCTTTACATTTTGAACGGATAACAGcgtttgaataaaatatcttgCCAAAACTACCCTCGTGCGTTCCGTGTTATCGCATCCGTTGACCAACGGGCGGAGCGACGTTGGTCGTTTTTAGCATGCAGCTCGCGTGATCGCAGAAATGGGTCTGTCCTAGCTGATTTATTAATACGAACGCGCTTAATCGAACCGACGACCTGAATTCTTGGCCTTCTCTTGGCTTATGCGCGCTACAAAATCGATGGATTTCCCGGAAAAATGGATGTCGGTCGATTCGCttatactaaaatatttttcgtcCGTAAggcaacaaaagaaaagaaactacgAGCAAAGATAGTAGAACACGAGGAGCATGTATATCGAAGAAAATTGTTACTTTTTAAATCGcctaattttcattttctcgtgTCCAGGTCCACGCGAAACACGAGGAGAAGACAGAGAGCAAATCGGTGTACAGGGAGTACAACCGTGAATTCCTACTGCCTAAGGGAACCAACCCCGAGAGTATCAAGTCTTCGCTGAGCAAGGACGGCGTGCTCACCGTCGAGGCTCCGCTTCCGGCGATCGGCACAGGCGAGAAGCTTATCCCGATCGCGCACCAGTAGACACCCGACGACCGGACGAATACACGACGAAACGGTTCTTAAAACTCCCTTCGAAATTCCATGATTCGTGTGTCCGTCAGATCGCTCCCTTCCTGCCCTTTCCATCGATTCCCGATGCGTCCATTTCTCTCTTCCATTCTTTCCTCTTATCCCTTCCTCTTTTGCTTTTTCtccgttttcttttctctccgcTATTTCGCTGTGAACTTTCTTTCCGTTTCCTTCTTCGCCGTTTACTCGAACGATTTACTCCGTTCTTCCCTCTtaaatcgaataaattctatGCTTTTTTCAGTTTCCCCGCCCCGCCCACgcctcttcttttatttttcttcgtttcctgaTTGAAAAACCATCGAGATTCTACATTCGGTGTTCAAATTTCGAGACAAAACATGTGACAAATTACGAGTACGAAACGTGAACTAACGGGAAAGCAAGGTTCGCAGCGAAACACGCTTACTTACACGCGCGATTTTGAAACGTAGTTTTTCACTCGAGTCTCGAATATGGCACGAGAAAGCGTATTTCTCTTCGAGGAAACAAAACGAAAACGTTCGTTCTAATTAACTGTTTTACATCGAATGATAAAAAGTATCGAAAATTTTGCCCCTTTTCACGAATTTCTTGAAACTGTTACTATCTGATTTGACCAAGAACGAATGTAACTTGAAAGAGCTACGTAGAAAACGAGATAATCGAACGTCAATGAGACACGAATCCTTTATTCGGAGGCTGTAGAATGTAACGAGCGCATTCGACGTCCATCAAACGAACCGcctaattttgtataaaaaaaaaaaaattactgtATAGGTGTTTGATATGCAGTGTCTTTTTTGATCAGCTTTTTGTCGCTTtgatacacacacacacacacacacgtgtgTTTATAGGATTGCTATCGATCGATGGTAACTCTAACCAGCTGGGAATCGATCGGTAAAATCAGCATCGAAGATCGTAGTTCGTTATGATCAACGAAAAGaagaatacatatattatatataaatatatatatttatatatatatatttaacgattgTAATGTTAAGATATAAGCGACGCGTAGACGTCGTGCAACGTATAGGAAATCAAAGATATTTGATAAGTTGTTATTCTTCCTTTTGGTACCTACCGACTTTCTCGACGCTTTGATATGACACTTTCTTTTACAAAGTACGTAACacttttttctcgaaaacacGCATTGCCTTTAATCAAAGAAAGATAGAACACGAGGTTTATAACTCTTGATAGATCGTGATTCGTGAGAGGCACGAATTaggaataaaaatcatttttgaaatttcgaaaactgTACATCGCAAGGTTTATCGAATGAAAAGTTTCGATCATCTGTAAAACGATAACTTACGTATGTGTTAGTTTTTAGGTGTACTACGTTAAAAGACTATAACACGAGGATGCTTAAACTATGTTAAGCATtgtaatgattattattattattattattattattatattatattatattatattattattatttatgaatattttactaCTATCGAGATACGTATGATGTTTAAAAGGTAATGCGAACTATGTGGAAGTTTAAATAAAGATAAACTTTAAAAGAGAGTAATTAATTTCTCCAAGTTCCTTGCTTCATCCGAGATAGAAatgaatataatagaaaatgatATAATTCGTTAATCACAAATTGACAAAAAATTTACCAACGAATTATCACAGTTTATTGattttgaattctttattaacaaaatatgtaatcttcttatgtacatatatagatagTTTGTGTTAAACCATTATAAAATTGTTACACCGAACACGTTACACCTTTCAAAATAACATCGACTTAAAAGTTTAAACAACGAATAACAACTAATAAATCTGCGCTTGATCGTATCCAATCGAAGATTTCTCAGAAATAGTCGTTTAATATCGTCGTTTGTATCATAAGCGTATGATACGGCCAATTTAAATAACGCATTTACGAATACACAataattaatatcgtttaaaaTGATTCATTGTTCATAGAAACAACGATTCCTAAAATGAATCTTTCTCTTATTTCTAAATTGCTAATTACTTACACTTATTACTCAAGGTATAAATAGAGTTTGAGAATCGCTACGTTAATCATATCCGTTAATACGAACCAAATTCttcgatataataaattataaataaacacgCATCGTCGATTTACCCGATCTTTCTATTTCGCATTCCgagtttgtataaaaaatatatgacgaTAACACGcaatatacaatttaaaaataattatttacacagCAGAATCTTGCGAATTTCACTTTTACACAGATAAGTGGCACGTTATCCTtcgacagacagacagacagttTATCTttttaacctcttaggtacgatgCGCCGCTATATAGTGGTTTACGCGTACGTCATTTTATATTACGACGCGCCACTATAGTGGTTCGCTCTACTGACTCATTCGCTCACAGTTTAAACTAAACTGTTTAAACTAAACTGATCATTTTCATTTGCCTTGCTTCACACCTTTTTTGCCCTCGCAATGTTTTATTACAATGTTAAAAGTATATAAACGGAAtatatagtctttgtttttgataATAACACCAGTGTCAGGTATCAATCGTTgctttttgttaaaataaatataccgtTGTTTGATGTGCCATTATTTTGACACGCCGATCCgtatctttataattttttggaATTTTCAAGCTCGATATGTCGCttcaaaataaaaaacgaagagcaatttgaaaaacaccATTGGCCTATGAGTATTAAAATTGTGACGTGGGTCTATGTGTCGTATCGGGCTATAAAATATATCGcactcaattgtattattaattattaatataaattattaaagtatatACATcgtatctttaagaaaaattgtaatttacgtATCGTACGtgtcgtttacgcgtaattcgcgtgaAACTCCTCTGTACCGGAAAACAGACCAGCACAAAATTCAATCGTACCTAACAGGTTAACTACCCCGTATGACGTTCAAATCTTTGTATTATTTGATTGATAGATCGAATAAAGACATCTAAGGCTTACGATCTAAGGCTTAATAGATTAAATAATAGATTATTATTTTGGTACACGTATTATACTGATTAGATTATCGTCATATGTTAAAAGGTAATATAAAGCACCGACGCGATAGATTGATAATAAATAGCGTATAAAAGAACTATAGTTCTGATGTTCGCCgttttaaatagaatattaatttcatttacaaaGGAACCTTTTCATTTAAATCGATTAAATTGTCATTCTCGCGGTAATATCACTTCATGGACGGGGAGAGGGGAGGAGGGAAATGTATATGGGTATCCTTGGTAACTTTCGCTTCATCAAAATCTAAATGCATGAAAAGGTTCTTTtgtatttcaaaaataatttgggtcaattataaaaattcatatcaaAGTGTTCTTTAAGGGAATTTTAGCGTTTCAAGTGGAATCATAATTTACCAGATCCTATGCATATGTTTGGAATCTCCGCGGAGAACAAAGGCGCATCCGATGCGGTGAACGTTGGCGATTTTCCTTCTCTCGCAATGCGTAACGCTTGATGAACGGAAACGGTGTCCAGTTCTTTCTGATTTGGCTTTTCATTGTCTAAACAGATATCTGCAGCCCTTTTGCCAAACGGTTCTAACACTTTCACCCTGTAGTCGACTATCGTCGACACTGGATTTCCGGTCAATCTCAAATTCTCCAAACAAGGTAGATGCCCGATATTCTTTACTTCTTCTATCTTCTCGATACGATTGCAACTCACGTCTAAACCCTCCAACGAATACAATTTCGAAAAGCTCGATAACGAGGTTAATTTGTTCTGGGACAAGTCGATGTACACTATATAACCGAGTTTCGTATGCAGATCGTCTGGTAGAGTTGTGAAATTGTTCGACGCTAGATACAATTGGGACAACCTCGGTAAAAGAGTGACGTTCGAAATTTCAGATAGTAGATTATTATTTAAAGTTAAACATTCTATCTGAGGTAACAATTTAATCGCTTCGTCTATAACTTCTATTCGATTATCGCTGAGATCTAGGTGAGTGACTTTGAACCAGACATGAGAATCATTcgcattttcaatatttttgtgcACTTCCTCGCACATTGCCAATTCCACGATAGTTCTAAGCTTCGTGttgtttacttttaaatatGTTACCGTGTCCCGAAGGTTGCCCATGTGGTATATTTTATCCACTGGATACTGATTGATAGTTAGATCTTCTATGTTTTTGAAACTTGATAGTTCGATGGACAGTGCGGAAGAATATATATTGCTGGTTCTATAAGGTTCTGGGCTCCCTTCGACGATCAAACCAGTTAAATGAGAATTGAAATCCAAAACGTGACTGAAGTCATATTTCCTGTCAACAACTTCGATCGGTGGACAGGGTTGTTTCAATCTCTCGCTGATCGCATACAGCTGAAAGGGGACGGCTATATTATACCTCGATCGAAAGCATAATAGATAATATAAGTATCGTTGGTTTAATTACGTATAGTCACCTGTATTAGATTAAACTTGTAAGTCTTGGACTTTTGTAACAAATTATTACCCTCTGTAAAAAACTCTAAAGCCATACTTTGTAGTAGgaaaaatatatcgtatatatgcATATCCAGGAATACAGCTAATTCTCTAGGCATTGCTTTCTTTAAATAGTTATACACTTCGTTCAGATAGATCTCCAAGTTCAGTCTGCGTTTTTCTACAAAAGCTTCGCATTTATTTCCGATAAGCTTCTTCGGTGGCAATATGTCCTTCTTAACGTAATTCTCTGAGACGAGTTTATCGTGAAGCTCTGCAAAATCATTGTACCTGCAAAGAAAACAgacaaaaagatacaaaaagtaAAGATTCCTTTTCACGTATTAAATTATTCTGATTGCTTATGGTATAATgacaaaatttgttaatacatAAAAACgacaataataaatgtaaatgtgTAATATAATAATCGTCAAGAACTTATcgagaaacaaataaaattttattacattttagaCTAAATGATAAGTCCTAAATAAGTAAACGTATATTTATCTCTTTTGTGCGATAAATCTTTTGCAAAATTCTTTATATTGAAGGCGAAGATAAACGATCACGTGCTATAACCGAAGTGCTTTTTTGATAAAATACGATATTAGAAACAAGATGAAGTATACGCCGGAAATCTGCGGAAATTCTCGCAAATAAAGGACATGAAGTCACGATAGACGAATCGAAAACACTCACCTATGCTTGACAGTCCATTTGATCGAAGCAATCCTAACCTCGATGCAGTAATAAGTGATACCGTCGACAGTGTCAGCCGATGGTATCTTAATATGCACATTTTCCTGGTTCAGCAAAAGACACGCCATCCTTGCAAAACGTTTTGGCAATTATCGGCTGAAAATGTGACAAGAATTGTAGCTGGTTGTTATAACCAGGAGGTTATACCAGATCGAGACGAGAGTTGCTAATATCAATTGTTTTGCATCAGTGGGAGGGATGCCTCTTATCTATTTGTAGCATTGTACTGTCTTCGCGAATATACCGCGTTGCTTTTTTTTATTGGTCCAAAagacaataaaattttattatacaaatgttCATATTTTGCACTATCAGACACTAACCTTTCTACAGAAGAAGCATAGAAAAACGTACTCGGTGCTACCACCTTGCGATCAAGTTAAGCACTGACCCGAGACAGACTGTACGCTCATACGCCCCGCTATTCTTTCCGACAGGGGTTCTCAGATTTTTTACTCCCGGAGAATTTTTCTCGATAATATAAGCAGACAGCAATTTCCTCCCTGATATAAGAGTATCGGCCAGGATTTTCGTTCATATAACATCAAGTGTACTTACTTccctaattttcattttattgattATATCGAAGATCttttttttaccatttttacATACTCAATGGTCGTTTGTCATTGGTCTGTCATTATGTACCAAATAACATCGAATATAGTAGAACTTGGTCGAACACTTTACTGAAACGAAATGTTAGATGGTGTTCATTTATTTGAACGTGAACTctaattatatgaaatatagaaaattgtaaGTAGTAATTAAAATCGGTGAATTCAGTGAGAAGTCAGTGATatcagaaaatttattatgGAAATTGTTTGCCCCCTGATAGATTcatataaatgatattttactatatattataagtaTCGAGTTATCGATAAGTTACTATTTATACTAGTgggaaaaaaaaatgtatctgcACAATTTACATGTAAAATAAGTTTCAAGTAATACCGAAATCGATTCTGTTTCTGTTTGTACATCGCTAAGTTAATCGCTAT harbors:
- the LOC100645357 gene encoding nischarin, which produces MACLLLNQENVHIKIPSADTVDGITYYCIEVRIASIKWTVKHRYNDFAELHDKLVSENYVKKDILPPKKLIGNKCEAFVEKRRLNLEIYLNEVYNYLKKAMPRELAVFLDMHIYDIFFLLQSMALEFFTEGNNLLQKSKTYKFNLIQLYAISERLKQPCPPIEVVDRKYDFSHVLDFNSHLTGLIVEGSPEPYRTSNIYSSALSIELSSFKNIEDLTINQYPVDKIYHMGNLRDTVTYLKVNNTKLRTIVELAMCEEVHKNIENANDSHVWFKVTHLDLSDNRIEVIDEAIKLLPQIECLTLNNNLLSEISNVTLLPRLSQLYLASNNFTTLPDDLHTKLGYIVYIDLSQNKLTSLSSFSKLYSLEGLDVSCNRIEKIEEVKNIGHLPCLENLRLTGNPVSTIVDYRVKVLEPFGKRAADICLDNEKPNQKELDTVSVHQALRIAREGKSPTFTASDAPLFSAEIPNICIGSGKL